A DNA window from Malus domestica chromosome 12, GDT2T_hap1 contains the following coding sequences:
- the LOC103450711 gene encoding uncharacterized protein: MESESSSVNANSSSNEHRVPLSAVVSDCIKRWFKDTLKEAKAGDINMQVLVGQMYYNGYGVARDAHMGRVWITRASRTRSSAWKVGDKQPGYNASDSDSDELKCDS, from the exons ATGGAGTCTGAGAGCAGCTCAGTGAACGCGAACAGCAGCAGCAACGAACACCGCGTGCCGCTCTCGGCCGTCGTGTCGGACTGCATAAAGCGGTGGTTCAAGGACACGCTCAAGGAGGCCAAAGCCGGCGATATTAACATGCAGGTTTTGGTGGGCCAGATGTATTACAACGGCTATGGAGTCGCCAGAGATGCCCACATG GGAAGAGTATGGATTACAAGAGCGTCGAGGACGCGATCTTCAGCTTGGAAAGTTGGTGATAAGCAGCCAG GTTATAATGCAAGTGATTCAGATTCAGATGAACTGAAGTGTGATTCTTAG